One Setaria viridis chromosome 5, Setaria_viridis_v4.0, whole genome shotgun sequence genomic region harbors:
- the LOC140222997 gene encoding protein DETOXIFICATION 33-like has product MARAAVSRSKNWSGECKNLWRVAGPVILASVFQFLIAFVTAAFVGHIGKVELAAVSIVNGVIEGLAFGLLVTIAVHGASLSYACGDQISPVS; this is encoded by the coding sequence ATGGCGCGGGCGGCTGTGTCCAGGAGCAAGAACTGGTCGGGCGAGTGCAAGAACCTGTGGCGCGTCGCGGGGCCCGTCATCCTGGCCTCGGTCTTCCAGTTCCTGATCGCCTTCGTCACCGCGGCCTTCGTTGGCCACATCGGCAAGgtcgagctcgccgccgtctccatcgTCAACGGCGTCATCGAGGGCCTCGCCTTCGGCCTCCTGGTAACGATCGCCGTCCATGGCGCGTCACTCTCGTATGCATGTGGTGATCAGATCAGCCCTGTAAGCTAA
- the LOC117859023 gene encoding protein DETOXIFICATION 32 — protein MGSALETLCGQAVGAGQLQMLGVYMQRSWIICLATSLALLPLYLFASPILRLLWQSADISAASGRYARWCVPQLFAYAVNFPIQKFYQAQSRVWVMTAISGAVLAAHALLNWLVVARLGRGMVGAAVVGDVSWWLLNAAQFVYLVGGSFPEAWTGFSRKAFASLGGFVKLSIASAVMLCLEMWYYTAVLILVGCLKNPEIQVGAISICMNYQLWTLMVALGFNAAVSVRVSNELGANHPKAAKFSVVVATTTSAAIGLILTAVALAARKQMPRLFTGDGAVVKETAKLGYLLAATIFLNSIQPVLSGVAIGAGWQSLVAFVNIGCYYLVGLPLAAVLGFKLKLNATGIWVGVLIGTVLQTVILFVILARTKWQKEAMLAEERIRVWGGNVELPETRETRPSENIDAPV, from the exons ATGGGGAGCGCGCTGGAGACGCTGTGCGGCCAGGCCGTGGGCGCCGGGCAGCTCCAGATGCTGGGCGTCTACATGCAGCGCTCCTGGATCATCTGCCTCGCCACGTCGCTGGCCTTGCTCCCGCTCTACCTCTTCGCGTCCCCGATCCTCCGCCTGCTCTGGCAGTCCGCCGACATCTCGGCGGCGTCCGGGCGCTACGCGCGCTGGTGCGTGCCGCAGCTCTTCGCCTACGCCGTCAACTTCCCCATCCAGAAGTTCTACCAGGCGCAGAGCAGGGTGTGGGTCATGACGGCCATCTCGGGCGCCGTCCTGGCCGCGCACGCGCTGCTCAACTGGCTCGTCGTGGCCAGGCTCGGCCGCGGGAtggtcggcgccgccgtcgtcggggaCGTCTCCTGGTGGCTGCTCAACGCGGCGCAGTTCGTGTACCTCGTCGGCGGGTCGTTCCCGGAGGCGTGGACGGGGTTCTCGCGCAAGGCGTTCGCCAGCCTCGGCGGCTTCGTCAAGCTCTCCATCGCGTCGGCTGTCATGCTGTG CCTAGAGATGTGGTATTATACGGCAGTTCTCATTCTGGTGGGGTGCCTGAAGAACCCAGAGATTCAAGTTGGAGCGATTTCCATATG CATGAACTATCAGCTTTGGACACTGATGGTTGCGCTTGGGTTCAACGCTGCAGTAAG CGTTCGCGTCTCCAACGAGCTTGGCGCCAACCATCCGAAGGCAGCCAAGTTCTCAGTGGTGGTCGCCACAACCACATCGGCCGCCATCGGGCTGATCCTCACGGCGGTCGCTCTGGCGGCGAGGAAGCAGATGCCTCGGCTTTTCACAGGCGACGGCGCGGTCGTCAAGGAGACCGCCAAGCTGGGGTACCTCCTGGCCGCCACCATATTCCTCAACAGCATCCAGCCGGTGTTGTCAG GGGTGGCGATCGGTGCCGGGTGGCAGTCCTTGGTCGCGTTCGTCAACATCGGCTGCTACTACCTCGTCGGCCTGCCCCTCGCAGCCGTGCTTGGCTTCAAGCTGAAGCTCAATGCAACA GGGATTTGGGTGGGCGTGTTGATTGGAACGGTGTTACAGACTGTGATTCTGTTTGTGATCCTCGCCAGAACCAAATGGCAGAAAGAG GCTATGCTAGCAGAAGAGAGAATACGGGTGTGGGGAGGAAACGTTGAGCTGCCAGAGACTCGAGAAACAAGGCCAAGTGAAAACATTGACGCACCTGTTTGA